The sequence below is a genomic window from bacterium BMS3Abin08.
ATGCCGATATTGCAGATGTCATTTCCGAGATTGCAAAGACCAATGTCGCCCTTCAGTCGCTCCGTAATATCAGTGCACGGGTGTTGAGCCAGTCACTACTTGATTTTCTCGGATGATACATGTTTTAAAGGACGCAGGTTAAGAAGCAGTGGTCTGAACAGGCCGGTTCAGTCCGGGGTTGTCTTCCCGGGGATAAGGAACCCCGAAGAGGAGATGCCCTGATTTAGGGAAAGGAGGCAGGATGCTGGTATTGACAAGGAGGTCAGAAGAGTCCATACGGCTTGGAGAGGACATAGTTGTAAAGGTGTTTGAGATCAAGGGGAACCAGGTTAGGCTTGGCATTGAAGCGCCAAAGGGAATGAGGATTTACAGGGAGGAACTTTTTCAGAAGATTGCGGATGAAAATATACTTTCCTCCAAAACCGACAACCTGACCTTTGGCAGGCTAAAGGAGGTCTTTAAAAAGGAATGACCACGGTAAACACGAGCAGGTTTGGCGAACTTGAGGTTTCAGAAGACCGTATTGTTCATTTCCCGGAGGGCCTTATCGGCTTTCCACGGCTGAAGCGTTACATGCTTCTCGATTACAAGGATACGAGTATACAATGGCTTCAGGCCGTGGATGATCCGGATGTGGCATTTATTGTTGCAACCCCCTTTCTCATCAGTAGCGGGTATCAGTTTGATCTGCCCGATTCAGCAAAGGAGGTCCTTTCAGCTGAAGACCCTTCCGGTCTTGTAGTCCTGGTGATCCTGAGGGTCGAGGATGAAAAAAGGGTGATTGCAAACTTCCATGGTCCTTTAGTTCTTAACTCCAAAAACATGACGGGGATTCAGCTTGCCCTTGAAGACAAGTCGATAAATCAGTACACCGGAGTTGTCGATCTGGCGTAAAGTCAAGCTCTCCGGCCAAAGGTCGGAAGCTTGCCAATGTAAGAAAAACTTGATTAATTAGAGTCTGTGTATAAACTCAACAATAGAGCCGTCATTCCCCCGAATGCTTTCGGGGGAATCCAGTCTTTTCAATAACTTCTGGATACCCGACTACAGACTTCGGGTATGACAAAAATATAAAACAACAGTTTATACACAGACTCTAATTACATTCCTTGCCTTCATCCCCGGCCAAAGGTCGAGGCTTTCGGCAAGGTACATTGTAAGGGCGGTATTTAAAAATGCTAATAATCGGTGTCTCGAGGTTCTCCTGATCCACTATGTCTGACAATCTCGGTATAGTCGTTGGTGGCGGTCCGGCCCCGGGGATCAATGGTGTAATCAGCTCTGCAGCCATTGAGGCGATAAACTCCGGCCTGAATGTCCTCGGAATACGTGACGGGTTCAGGAGGCTCTATGCCGGTGACATGGAAGCCGCCCGCCCCCTCAGGATAGAGGATGTCTCCATGATACATATCAGGGGGGGCTCGCTGCTGAGGACGTCAAGGGATTACCCCGCCGGTCTCAAGGCAGGACTTAAGAGGATGATGAAGACCCTCTTTGCACTTAATATCAGATATCTCATTACTATAGGCGGGGACGGGACTTCCTATATGGCAAGGCTCATCGAAAGCGAGTCCCTCGGCAGGGTCTCCGTGGTTCATGTTCCAAAGACCATAGATAATGACCTGCCCCTGCCCGGAGGGATGCCGACCTTCGGGTTTGAGACAGCGCGGGACCTTGGTGTAAAGCTGGTGAAAAACCTCATGGAGGATGCACGGACGATGGGACGGTGGTATTTCGTCACTACCATGGGCAGATATACAGGGCACCTTGCACTTGGAATCGGTAAGGCCGCAGGGGCGACAGTGATTGTTATCCCGGAGGAGTTTTCCGAAAAGAGGCTTTCCTTCAGGAAGGTTGCAGATGTACTGGAAGGGTCGATAATTAAAAGGCTGTTTTTCAGGAGAGACTATGGGGTTGCTATACTCGCCGAGGGAATAGCAGACAGGTTGAACCTCGCGGAATTAAAGAAATATGAAGAGATAACAAAGGATGAAACAGGGAGGGTCAGGCTTTCCGAGATACAGCTCGGAAGGGTGATGAAACATTTTGTGCAGGAGGACCTTGAGAAGAGAGGGATAAGGACAACCATAGTTGACAAAAATATCGGTTATGAACTAAGGGCTGCCGATCCGGTTCCCTTTGATGTGGAGTATACGAGGAACCTCGGTTACGGGGCGGTCAGATATCTCCTGAATGGTGGTTCAGGTGCCATGATCGTCATGTACGATGGGCATCTGAGGCCGATTCCCCTTAAAGACCTTGTGGATCCACTTACCGACAGGACAAGGATCAGGAGCGTGAGCATAAGGTCAGAGGGGTATGAGGTTGCAAGAAAGTATATGATAAGACTGGACAGGACCGATTTCCGGAAAGAGAGGATCGGGGGGCTTGCAGAGGTTGCCGGGATGACGCCCGGGGAGTTTAAGAAGAGGTTTTACTATCTCGTCAAGAATGACCTCCCCGGTTTTTGATGTCGCTTTGTTTATTTGGTTCCCGTCAAGTCCCGGTAGAACTGTTCATTGCCGGAAAAGAGCAACCCGTCGGCGTAGGTGATTTTCCCTTCAAGATATAGCCTTGCAA
It includes:
- a CDS encoding hypothetical protein (carbon storage regulator homolog); the protein is MLVLTRRSEESIRLGEDIVVKVFEIKGNQVRLGIEAPKGMRIYREELFQKIADENILSSKTDNLTFGRLKEVFKKE
- the pfp gene encoding pyrophosphate--fructose 6-phosphate 1-phosphotransferase, whose translation is MSDNLGIVVGGGPAPGINGVISSAAIEAINSGLNVLGIRDGFRRLYAGDMEAARPLRIEDVSMIHIRGGSLLRTSRDYPAGLKAGLKRMMKTLFALNIRYLITIGGDGTSYMARLIESESLGRVSVVHVPKTIDNDLPLPGGMPTFGFETARDLGVKLVKNLMEDARTMGRWYFVTTMGRYTGHLALGIGKAAGATVIVIPEEFSEKRLSFRKVADVLEGSIIKRLFFRRDYGVAILAEGIADRLNLAELKKYEEITKDETGRVRLSEIQLGRVMKHFVQEDLEKRGIRTTIVDKNIGYELRAADPVPFDVEYTRNLGYGAVRYLLNGGSGAMIVMYDGHLRPIPLKDLVDPLTDRTRIRSVSIRSEGYEVARKYMIRLDRTDFRKERIGGLAEVAGMTPGEFKKRFYYLVKNDLPGF
- the fliW gene encoding flagellar assembly factor FliW, encoding MTTVNTSRFGELEVSEDRIVHFPEGLIGFPRLKRYMLLDYKDTSIQWLQAVDDPDVAFIVATPFLISSGYQFDLPDSAKEVLSAEDPSGLVVLVILRVEDEKRVIANFHGPLVLNSKNMTGIQLALEDKSINQYTGVVDLA